The following are encoded in a window of Planctomycetaceae bacterium genomic DNA:
- a CDS encoding PQQ-binding-like beta-propeller repeat protein, whose product MRSIFLCSLLLSTTTTVLADNWAHWRGPDGNSVAKNAHPPTEWSATKNVKWKVELPGRGSSSPVVWGDKIFITTAIPTGRGATPVPGRRGGGGLSELDFRVLCYSRADGSVIWQQTAIVATPHEPTHNTNSFASASPCTDGEHVYAHFGSRGLYCYTMDGELVWKRDDFGKMQTRNGFGEGSSPTLAGDKILIPWDHEGPSALYALDKATGKTVWKADRDEPTCWATPLVVDNNGQPQVIMNGQTCARSYDLNTGKELWRCAGQTERPCASPVAANGLVIVGSGHRGSFIGAFQLTGKGDIQNSKNVVWTIDRDTPDIGSPLLSGNRLYFHKGKTGQLSCVDFRTGRPFYMAERLPRLDTIYASPVAAGGAIYLTARNGTTVVIKDSDKLEVVAVNSLDETVDATPAPVDNQLIIRGENHLFCLQ is encoded by the coding sequence ATGCGAAGTATTTTTCTGTGTTCGCTTTTATTGTCGACAACGACAACGGTTCTTGCGGATAACTGGGCACACTGGCGAGGTCCGGATGGCAACAGCGTAGCGAAGAACGCTCATCCTCCCACGGAATGGTCAGCGACGAAGAACGTCAAGTGGAAAGTGGAATTGCCCGGGCGCGGATCCAGTTCTCCCGTTGTTTGGGGCGACAAGATCTTCATTACGACGGCGATTCCAACTGGAAGGGGAGCCACTCCCGTCCCGGGGAGGAGAGGCGGTGGAGGACTTTCGGAACTCGATTTTCGAGTGCTCTGCTACAGTCGAGCCGATGGGAGCGTTATCTGGCAGCAAACGGCCATCGTCGCGACACCTCATGAACCAACCCACAACACGAATAGCTTTGCGTCCGCCTCGCCCTGTACGGACGGGGAACACGTTTACGCGCATTTCGGTTCACGCGGGCTCTACTGCTACACGATGGATGGAGAACTGGTCTGGAAACGAGACGACTTTGGCAAGATGCAAACACGAAACGGATTCGGAGAAGGAAGTTCGCCGACTCTGGCGGGAGACAAGATACTGATTCCATGGGATCACGAAGGACCTTCCGCTCTTTATGCACTGGACAAGGCAACAGGCAAAACAGTGTGGAAGGCAGATCGCGACGAACCAACGTGCTGGGCAACTCCGCTGGTCGTTGACAACAACGGCCAACCGCAAGTGATCATGAACGGTCAGACCTGTGCTCGTTCATACGACCTGAATACCGGGAAGGAGTTGTGGCGATGCGCCGGGCAAACCGAGCGTCCCTGCGCTTCACCCGTGGCAGCCAATGGCCTGGTTATAGTCGGGAGCGGTCATCGCGGTTCGTTCATCGGTGCATTTCAGCTGACGGGAAAAGGCGATATTCAGAACTCAAAGAATGTCGTCTGGACGATTGATCGAGATACGCCAGACATCGGATCACCACTTCTTTCCGGCAATCGCCTTTACTTCCACAAAGGAAAAACAGGGCAGTTGTCGTGCGTTGATTTCCGTACGGGAAGGCCATTTTACATGGCCGAACGACTGCCAAGACTTGACACCATCTATGCATCGCCTGTCGCTGCAGGTGGGGCGATCTACCTGACTGCAAGAAACGGCACGACCGTAGTCATAAAGGATTCGGACAAGCTGGAAGTCGTCGCGGTCAATAGCCTTGATGAAACCGTGGATGCCACACCTGCTCCCGTCGACAATCAGTTGATTATCCGCGGTGAAAACCATCTATTTTGTTTGCAGTAA
- a CDS encoding phosphoribosylanthranilate isomerase — translation MWVKVCGFTDVANTVNAVRTGIDAVGLNFFEGSKRFVTPATAESICRTLKVSSDDSPTVRQLTRLSLRRSHMVDVVGLFVNSPAEDVIRISQQLDLDAIQFHGGEGIDDIQQVHRECDDITVIRAVRVNRSGLEEAIQHCRGLAVQIPNIVFLLDALVAGQFGGTGAMVDPDVIDTFCHAFVGHRVVIAGGLTPETVSSVVTRHAPWGVDTASGVEDSPGQKNIERVEQFIANAKRPRC, via the coding sequence ATGTGGGTGAAGGTTTGCGGATTTACTGACGTGGCAAATACCGTCAATGCGGTGAGGACCGGTATCGATGCCGTCGGCCTGAATTTTTTCGAAGGTTCAAAACGATTCGTAACTCCGGCGACGGCGGAATCGATCTGTCGCACCCTGAAAGTGTCCTCAGACGACTCTCCGACGGTCCGTCAGTTGACTCGCTTATCGTTGCGTCGTTCACACATGGTAGATGTTGTGGGTTTGTTTGTGAACAGCCCGGCTGAAGATGTGATTCGAATCTCCCAACAGCTTGATCTGGATGCCATCCAGTTTCACGGGGGCGAAGGTATCGATGACATCCAGCAGGTCCACCGTGAGTGCGATGACATAACAGTGATCCGCGCTGTGCGCGTAAACCGGTCGGGCCTCGAAGAGGCGATTCAGCACTGCCGAGGCCTGGCCGTGCAAATACCGAATATTGTCTTTCTGCTGGATGCTCTCGTTGCAGGGCAATTCGGCGGGACCGGGGCGATGGTGGATCCCGATGTTATCGACACCTTTTGCCATGCATTTGTCGGACATCGAGTTGTCATTGCCGGTGGCTTAACGCCCGAAACTGTCTCTTCGGTTGTCACACGTCATGCACCCTGGGGAGTGGATACAGCCAGCGGGGTCGAGGATTCACCAGGGCAGAAGAATATTGAACGGGTGGAGCAGTTTATCGCCAACGCAAAACGGCCGCGTTGCTGA
- a CDS encoding phosphoglycerate dehydrogenase, whose product MIRVLCTALSVETGAHFKLLRDAGFECNVVDRSLNLWDETVLSNALQGYQAVLAGSEPFTPAVLAANPQIRVLSRYGVGFDAINLEACDAQGIVVATTPGQNHHSVAEHAVAMMMAVGRGFPAYDMQVRRGQWNRVARPRIMGSTLGLLGLGRIGQAVATRALGLGMNVVAYDPFPPQAFLTEYRVQMVPLEHIWEKSDVISLHMPAGPDTRHIVNRTSLSRMKDGAVLINTSRGPLVDESALIDALKSGKLRGAGLDVFEVEPLPVSSPLLMMENVLLSGHIAGLDNESHDDTCAMAAQTIITLSQGGWPEGCIQNLKGVTDWKW is encoded by the coding sequence ATGATACGAGTGTTATGCACGGCGCTAAGTGTTGAAACAGGGGCTCATTTCAAACTGCTTCGTGATGCTGGATTTGAATGCAATGTCGTCGATCGCAGCCTGAATCTCTGGGACGAGACCGTTCTTTCGAATGCTCTGCAGGGTTACCAGGCGGTCCTGGCCGGATCCGAGCCATTTACTCCTGCGGTATTGGCAGCTAATCCGCAAATTCGTGTCCTGTCACGATACGGAGTTGGTTTCGACGCAATCAATCTGGAAGCATGCGATGCTCAGGGAATTGTGGTGGCAACAACTCCAGGACAGAATCACCACTCAGTCGCCGAGCATGCAGTGGCAATGATGATGGCCGTGGGGCGAGGATTTCCGGCATATGACATGCAGGTTCGACGCGGCCAGTGGAACAGGGTCGCAAGACCAAGAATCATGGGCAGCACTCTGGGATTGCTTGGGCTTGGCAGGATCGGCCAGGCGGTTGCAACGCGTGCTCTTGGACTGGGGATGAATGTCGTCGCCTACGATCCGTTCCCACCTCAGGCTTTTCTGACCGAGTACCGTGTGCAAATGGTCCCTCTGGAACACATCTGGGAGAAATCAGATGTCATCTCGCTTCACATGCCAGCGGGACCTGACACTCGACATATCGTCAATCGAACAAGTCTTTCCCGCATGAAGGACGGTGCGGTGCTGATCAATACGTCACGCGGTCCGCTGGTGGACGAGTCTGCTTTGATCGATGCGCTCAAGAGCGGCAAGCTGCGCGGCGCAGGACTGGATGTCTTTGAAGTAGAACCACTGCCCGTCTCCAGTCCGCTTCTGATGATGGAGAACGTACTGCTCAGTGGTCACATTGCGGGGCTTGATAACGAATCCCACGACGACACCTGCGCGATGGCTGCCCAAACCATCATCACACTGTCACAGGGGGGCTGGCCAGAGGGATGCATTCAGAATCTGAAGGGTGTTACCGACTGGAAATGGTAG